A single genomic interval of Malania oleifera isolate guangnan ecotype guangnan chromosome 11, ASM2987363v1, whole genome shotgun sequence harbors:
- the LOC131168600 gene encoding uncharacterized protein LOC131168600 isoform X2 — protein sequence MEAEDETRAPKSGKGSCSNYTATVHAPIQNVGGSAEIIEEAPGGQAQREEDLILEMPFRAMESSTEDFVRTNMLSTASPTRKRVNFSPILSPSFAKTSGSPGPSLSKGKSSIKSLLPKLSLKHRNPTSADIEKAAILVLGASSVEMREKPTIRRTLSLTKLFSPKMKRTSSLPDLPKKTSSLPVTPIAHSNPESMHGANTNHPLNYTSWGSDGTDDDGEDILEEEAVCRICLIALGEGANTFKMECSCKGELALAHQECAVKWFSIKGNKTCDVCKQEVKNLPVTLLRIQNAQSHNSRGNMAAQEYRFCQDVPVLVIVSMLAYFCFLEQLLVTKMGSGAIAISLPFSCILGLLASMTSTTMVRRRYVWGYATIQFLLVVLFAHIFYSLLHMQAVLSVLLAAFVGFGLIMCVNHFLAEFLRWRRSIASSNQQHSSREVAQADRLSENPHEQQVDPSHCNEVELGNSGTTHGS from the exons ATGGAAGCTGAAGATGAAACCAGGGCTCCGAAGAGTGGAAAGGGATCTTGCTCCAACTACACGGCCACTGTTCATGCCCCAATTCAGAAC GTTGGAGGCTCAGCTGAAATAATTGAAGAAGCCCCGGGTGGGCAAGCACAGAGGGAGGAAGACCTCATCTTAGAAATGCCCTTTAGAGCTATGGAAAGCTCCACAGAAGATTTTGTGAGGACAAACATGCTCTCAACTGCAAGTCCCACTCGCAAAAGAGTCAACTTTTCCCCGATACTGAGCCCTAGTTTTGCCAAAACCAGTGGGTCTCCAGGCCCTTCTTTATCTAAAGGTAAATCATCTATCAAAAGCCTCCTTCCGAAACTGAGTTTAAAGCACCGAAACCCTACATCAGCAGATATAGAGAAGGCTGCCATCCTAGTTCTAGGAGCTTCGTCTGTAGAGATGCGGGAGAAGCCTACAATTAGAAGGACATTATCTCTTACAAAGCttttttctcccaaaatgaaGAGAACATCATCCTTACCTGATCTTCCAAAGAAAACATCATCCTTACCCGTGACTCCAATTGCACACTCAAACCCTGAGTCTATGCATGGAGCGAACACAAACCATCCACTAAATTATACA TCTTGGGGTTCAGATGGAACTGATGATGATGGTGAAGATATTCTGGAAGAAGAAGCTGTTTGTAGAATCTGCTTAATTGCACTAGGAGAAGGTGCTAACACTTTCAAAATGGAATGTAGCTGTAAGGGTGAACTTGCACTGGCCCACCAAGAATGTGCTGTGAAATGGTTTAGCATCAAAGGCAACAAGACATGTGATGTATGCAAGCAGGAGGTCAAGAACCTGCCAGTCACCCTTTTGCGAATTCAGAATGCTCAGTCTCATAACTCACGAGGAAATATGGCTGCACAAGAATACAG GTTTTGTCAGGACGTCCCAGTTCTTGTTATTGTCAGTATGCTTGCTTACTTCTGTTTTCTGGAGCAGCTTCTG GTGACAAAAATGGGATCTGGTGCAATAGCCATCTCTCTCCCATTTTCTTGCATATTGGGTCTTCTTGCATCAATGACGTCAACAACAATGG TGAGGAGGAGGTATGTCTGGGGGTATGCAACTATTCAATTCCTGTTGGTGGTTCTCTTTGCGCACATTTTCTACTCATTG CTCCATATGCAGGCCGTTCTCTCTGTTCTCCTGGCAGCGTTCGTGGGATTTGGgcttataatgtgtgtgaatcacTTTCTCGCTGAGTTCCTGAGATGGAGGAGGTCAATTGCGTCATCAAATCAGCAGCACAGTTCACGAGAGGTGGCTCAAGCAGATCGATTATCCGAAAATCCACATGAGCAGCAAGTAGATCCTAGTCACTGCAATGAAGTTGAATTGGGAAACTCAGGCACCACGCATGGCAGCTGA
- the LOC131168600 gene encoding uncharacterized protein LOC131168600 isoform X1, whose translation MEAEDETRAPKSGKGSCSNYTATVHAPIQNVGGSAEIIEEAPGGQAQREEDLILEMPFRAMESSTEDFVRTNMLSTASPTRKRVNFSPILSPSFAKTSGSPGPSLSKGKSSIKSLLPKLSLKHRNPTSADIEKAAILVLGASSVEMREKPTIRRTLSLTKLFSPKMKRTSSLPDLPKKTSSLPVTPIAHSNPESMHGANTNHPLNYTKGTQLPIHRSHSVPVINKDGILTQMDSLGGVYRIIPTTPRMPEETVATSNSNPTADPDGTDDDGEDILEEEAVCRICLIALGEGANTFKMECSCKGELALAHQECAVKWFSIKGNKTCDVCKQEVKNLPVTLLRIQNAQSHNSRGNMAAQEYRFCQDVPVLVIVSMLAYFCFLEQLLVTKMGSGAIAISLPFSCILGLLASMTSTTMVRRRYVWGYATIQFLLVVLFAHIFYSLLHMQAVLSVLLAAFVGFGLIMCVNHFLAEFLRWRRSIASSNQQHSSREVAQADRLSENPHEQQVDPSHCNEVELGNSGTTHGS comes from the exons ATGGAAGCTGAAGATGAAACCAGGGCTCCGAAGAGTGGAAAGGGATCTTGCTCCAACTACACGGCCACTGTTCATGCCCCAATTCAGAAC GTTGGAGGCTCAGCTGAAATAATTGAAGAAGCCCCGGGTGGGCAAGCACAGAGGGAGGAAGACCTCATCTTAGAAATGCCCTTTAGAGCTATGGAAAGCTCCACAGAAGATTTTGTGAGGACAAACATGCTCTCAACTGCAAGTCCCACTCGCAAAAGAGTCAACTTTTCCCCGATACTGAGCCCTAGTTTTGCCAAAACCAGTGGGTCTCCAGGCCCTTCTTTATCTAAAGGTAAATCATCTATCAAAAGCCTCCTTCCGAAACTGAGTTTAAAGCACCGAAACCCTACATCAGCAGATATAGAGAAGGCTGCCATCCTAGTTCTAGGAGCTTCGTCTGTAGAGATGCGGGAGAAGCCTACAATTAGAAGGACATTATCTCTTACAAAGCttttttctcccaaaatgaaGAGAACATCATCCTTACCTGATCTTCCAAAGAAAACATCATCCTTACCCGTGACTCCAATTGCACACTCAAACCCTGAGTCTATGCATGGAGCGAACACAAACCATCCACTAAATTATACA AAAGGGACCCAGCTACCTATTCATCGTTCACATTCAGTCCCTGTGATTAACAAAGATGGAATCTTAACCCAGATGGATTCTTTAGGTGGTGTATACCGTATAATTCCCACTACCCCACGAATGCCCGAAGAAACTGTTGCAACATCAAATTCAAATCCAACTGCTGATCCTG ATGGAACTGATGATGATGGTGAAGATATTCTGGAAGAAGAAGCTGTTTGTAGAATCTGCTTAATTGCACTAGGAGAAGGTGCTAACACTTTCAAAATGGAATGTAGCTGTAAGGGTGAACTTGCACTGGCCCACCAAGAATGTGCTGTGAAATGGTTTAGCATCAAAGGCAACAAGACATGTGATGTATGCAAGCAGGAGGTCAAGAACCTGCCAGTCACCCTTTTGCGAATTCAGAATGCTCAGTCTCATAACTCACGAGGAAATATGGCTGCACAAGAATACAG GTTTTGTCAGGACGTCCCAGTTCTTGTTATTGTCAGTATGCTTGCTTACTTCTGTTTTCTGGAGCAGCTTCTG GTGACAAAAATGGGATCTGGTGCAATAGCCATCTCTCTCCCATTTTCTTGCATATTGGGTCTTCTTGCATCAATGACGTCAACAACAATGG TGAGGAGGAGGTATGTCTGGGGGTATGCAACTATTCAATTCCTGTTGGTGGTTCTCTTTGCGCACATTTTCTACTCATTG CTCCATATGCAGGCCGTTCTCTCTGTTCTCCTGGCAGCGTTCGTGGGATTTGGgcttataatgtgtgtgaatcacTTTCTCGCTGAGTTCCTGAGATGGAGGAGGTCAATTGCGTCATCAAATCAGCAGCACAGTTCACGAGAGGTGGCTCAAGCAGATCGATTATCCGAAAATCCACATGAGCAGCAAGTAGATCCTAGTCACTGCAATGAAGTTGAATTGGGAAACTCAGGCACCACGCATGGCAGCTGA